The following are encoded together in the Tursiops truncatus isolate mTurTru1 chromosome 10, mTurTru1.mat.Y, whole genome shotgun sequence genome:
- the LOC117313829 gene encoding complement C4-A-like isoform X2 codes for MRLLWGLIWASGFFALSLQKPRLLLFSPSVVHLGVPLSVGVQLQDAPSGQVVSGSVFLRNPSTTRHELCSPKVDFSLSSDKDFILLSLPTSLKGAEDCRLHLLHRAPEVQLVAQSPWLTNRQTDRQGVNLLFSSRRGHLFLQTDQPVYNPGQRVRYRIFALDQKMRPSTDTLTVTVENSRGLRVRKKEVYVPSSIFQDDFVIPDISEPGTWKISARFSDSLDSNSSTQFEVKKYVLPNFEVKIIPEKPYILATPGFLSEIQVVIQARYIYGKPVQGVAYVRFGLLGEDGKKTFLRGLENQTKLVDGQCRISLPKAEFQGVLEKLNININDLPGLHLYVAAAIIESPGGELEEAELTSWRFVSSPFSLDLSKTKRHLVPGAPFLLQALVRDMSGSPASGIPVKVSAKLSSGSTSKNRDFQQNTDESGQVVVPIIVPQTTSEVQLSVSAGSPYSAISKLTVKAPLSRRSGFLSIERLDSRPPKVRDTLNLNLRAVGISGSFSHFYYMIVSRGQIVSVHREPRRDLTSVSVFVDHHLAPSFHVVAFYYHGGVPVANSLRVDVQARGCEGKLELNVDGSKEYRPGDTVKLNLRTDSPALVALGAVDMALYAVGGKSHKPLDMVKVFEAMNSYDLGCGPGGGDSALQTFEAAGLAFSDGDQLTPVRKSLRCPKETKVRKKRNVNFQKEIHEKLGQYASPIAKRCCQDGLTRLPMARTCEQRVARVQQPACRGPFLSCCQFAEGLRKKARARGQVGLARAKELLQEEDLIDEDDIPVRSFFPENWLWKVEAVDHSSQLRQLLPDSLTTWEIHGVSLSKSTGLCVATPAQLRVFREFHMHLRLPVSVRRFEQLELRPVLYNYLDTDMTVSVHVSPVEGLCLAGGGGLAQQVLVPAGSARPIGFSVVPIAAAAVSLKVVARGSLDFPVGDAVSKVLQIEKEGAIQREEIVYELNPLASDPLDTLGSEGALSPGGMAALLRLPQGCGEQTMVLLAPTLAASRYLDKTEQWSMLPPEMKDHAVDLIQKGYTRIQEFRKPDGSYGAWLKRDSSTWLTAFVLKILSLAQEQVGGSPEKLQETAEWLLLQQLADGSFHDPHPVIHRDMQGGLVGNDETVALTAFVVIALHHGLAVFPDKNSEQLKRVEDSISRANTFLGAKVGSGLLGSHAAAITAYALSLTEAPEDLRDVAHNNLMAMAQETGDNLYWGSVPSSQSNVLSPTVAPHSPADPVPQAPALWIETTAYGLLHLLLWEGKGELADQAASWLTRQGSFQGGFRSTQDTVMALDALSAYWIAAHTTEEKGLNVTLSSVGHSGLTSHVLQLTNHEVQGLEEELQFPLGSKINVKVGGNSKGTLKVLHTYNVMDVKNTTCQDLQIEVTVVGHVQYTMEANEDYEDYEYEDLPARDDPGAHSQLVTPLQLFDGRRSRRRREAPKVAEEQESRVQYTVCIWRNGKVGLSGMAIADITLLSGFHALRADLEKLTSLSDRYMSHFETEGPHVLLYFDSVPTSQECVGFGAVQDVAVGLVQPASAVLYDYYNPEHKCSVFYGAPTKSKLLSTLCSGDVCQCAEGKCPRQRRALEKGRQDMDGYRMKFACYFPRVDYGFQVKVLREDSRAAFRLFETSIIQVLHFTKDTKATAGQTRNFLVRASCRLHLEPGKKYLIMGLDGTTHDLKGDPQYLLDSNSWIEEMPSERLCQSTRQRAACAQLQSFVQEYGMQGCQV; via the exons ATGAGGCTCCTCTGGGGGCTGATCTGGGCATCTGGCTTCTTCGCCTTGTCTCTGCAGAAGCCCAG GTTGctcctgttttctccttctgtgGTTCACCTAGGGGTCCCCCTGTCAGTCGGTGTGCAGCTCCAGGATGCTCCTTCAGGACAGGTAGTGAGTGGATCAGTGTTCCTGAGAAACCCATCCACAACACGTCATGAGCTCTGCTCCCCAAAGGTGGATTTCAGCCTCAGCTCAGACAAAGACTTCATCCTCCTCAGCCTCCCG ACCTCCCTGAAAGGCGCGGAGGACTGTCGCCTCCATCTCCTCCACAGAGCCCCCGAGGTCCAGCTGGTGGCCCAGTCACCGTGGCtaacaaacagacagacagacaggcagggtGTCAACCTGTTATTCTCCTCTCGCCGGGGACACCTCTTTCTGCAGACTGACCAGCCCGTTTATAACCCTGGCCAGCGGG TTCGATACCGAATCTTTGCTCTGGATCAGAAGATGCGCCCGTCCACTGATACCCTCACGGTCACGGTGGAG AACTCTCGTGGCTTGCGTGTGCGGAAGAAGGAGGTGTATGTTCCCTCCTCCATCTTCCAGGATGACTTTGTGATCCCAGACATCTCAGA GCCAGGGACTTGGAAGATCTCAGCCCGATTCTCAGATAGCCTGGATTCCAACAGCAGCACCCAGTTTGAGGTGAAGAAATATG TCCTTCCCAACTTTGAGGTGAAGATCATTCCGGAAAAGCCCTACATCCTGGCAACACCTGGCTTTCTTAGTGAAATCCAAGTAGTCATCCAGGCCAG GTACATCTACGGGAAGCCAGTGCAGGGGGTGGCATATGTGCGCTTTGGGCTCCTGGGTGAGGACGGTAAAAAGACTTTCCTTCGGGGGCTGGAGAATCAGACCAAG CTGGTAGATGGCCAGTGCCGAATTTCCCTCCCAAAGGCTGAGTTTCAGGGTGTGCTGGAGAAacttaatattaatattaacgACCTCCCAGGGCTGCACCTCTATGTTGCAGCAGCGATCATTGAGTCTCCAG GAGGGGAGTTGGAGGAGGCAGAGCTCACATCCTGGCGTTTCGTGTCATCTCCCTTCTCCTTGGATCTAAGCAAAACCAAGCGACACCTTGTGCCTGGGGCCCCCTTCCTGCTGCAG GCCCTGGTCCGTGACATGTCAGGCTCACCAGCCTCTGGCATTCCTGTCAAAGTTTCTGCTAAGTTGTCTTCTGGATCTACTTCTAAAAACCGGGACTTTCAACAGAACACAGACGAGAGCGGCCAAGTCGTTGTTCCCATTATTGTCCCTCAGACCACCTCAGAAGTGCAGCTCTCG GTGTCTGCAGGCTCCCCCTATTCTGCCATAAGCAAGCTCACCGTGAAAGCCCCCCTGTCCAGAAGATCCGGGTTTCTGTCCATTGAGAGGCTGGATTCTCGACCCCCTAAAGTCAGGGACACTCTTAACCTAAACCTGCGAGCCGTGGGCATCAGTGGGAGCTTCTCTCACTTCTACTACATG ATCGTATCCCGGGGCCAGATCGTGTCTGTACATCGAGAGCCCAGGAGGGACCTGACCTCTGTCTCCGTGTTTGTGGACCATCACCTGGCACCCTCCTTCCACGTTGTGGCCTTCTACTATCATGGGGGCGTCCCCGTGGCCAACTCTCTGCGAGTGGACGTCCAGGCTAGGGGCTGTGAGGGCAAG cTGGAGCTGAACGTGGATGGTAGCAAGGAGTATCGTCCTGGGGACACTGTAAAACTCAACCTGCGAACAGATTCTCCAGCCCTGGTGGCCCTGGGAGCCGTGGACATGGCTCTGTATGCTGTGGGCGGCAAGTCCCACAAACCCCTCGACATGGTCAAG GTCTTCGAAGCTATGAACAGCTATGACCTTGGCTGtggtcctgggggtggggacagtgcCCTTCAGACATTCGAGGCAGCTGGTCTGGCCTTTTCTGATGGAGACCAACTGACCCCAGTCAGAAAGA GTCTAAGATGTCCCAAGGAGACAAAGGTTcggaaaaagagaaatgttaacTTCCAAAAGGAGATTCATGAGAAGC tgggccagtacgCTTCCCCCATAGCCAAGCGCTGCTGCCAGGACGGGCTGACGCGACTGCCCATGGCGCGCACCTGTGAGCAGCGGGTGGCCCGTGTGCAGCAGCCGGCCTGCCGGGGGCCCTTCCTGTCCTGCTGCCAGTTTGCTGAGGGCCTGCGCAAGAAGGCCCGGGCGAGGGGCCAGGTGGGCCTTGCTCGAG CCAAGGAGCTCCTGCAGGAGGAGGACCTGATCGATGAGGATGACATCCCTGTGCGCAGCTTCTTCCCTGAGAACTGGCTTTGGAAAGTGGAAGCAGTGGACCACTCCTCCCA ATTGAGACAGCTGCTCCCGGACTCTCTGACCACGTGGGAAATCCATGGCGTGAGCCTGTCCAAAAGCACAG GCTTGTGTGTGGCCACCCCGGCCCAGCTCCGAGTGTTCCGTGAATTCCACATGCACCTCCGCCTGCCCGTCTCCGTCCGCCGCTTTGAGCAGCTCGAGCTGCGGCCTGTCCTCTACAACTACCTGGATACAGATATGACC GTGAGCGTCCACGTGTCCCCAGTGGAGGGGCTGTGCCTGGCTGGGGGCGGAGGGCTTGCCCAGCAGGTGCTGGTCCCTGCGGGCTCTGCCCGGCCCATTGGCTTCTCTGTGGTGCCCATAGCGGCCGCTGCTGTGTCCCTGAAAGTGGTGGCTCGAGGATCCTTGGATTTCCCTGTGGGGGACGCAGTATCTAAGGTCCTACAAATTGAG AAGGAAGGGGCCATTCAGAGGGAGGAGATTGTCTATGAACTCAACCCCCTGG CCTCAGATCCATTGGACACTTTGGGCTCTGAGGGGGCCTTGTCACCGGGAGGCATGGCCGCCCTCCTGAGGCTTCCCCAGGGCTGCGGGGAACAAACCATGGTCCTCTTGGCTCCAACACTGGCTGCTTCCCGCTACCTGGACAAGACAGAGCAGTGGAGCATGCTGCCCCCCGAGATGAAGGACCACGCTGTGGATCTGATCCAGAAAG GCTACACGCGGATCCAGGAGTTTCGAAAACCAGATGGTTCCTATGGGGCCTGGTTGAAGCGGGACAGCAGCACCTG GCTCACGGCCTTTGTGCTGAAGATCCTGAGTTTGGCCCAGGAACAGGTGGGCGGCTCACCTGAAAAGCTGCAGGAGACGGCCGAGTGGCTGCTATTGCAGCAGCTGGCTGATGGGTCATTCCACGACCCCCATCCAGTTATTCACAGGGACATGCAG GGGGGCTTAGTGGGAAATGATGAGACTGTGGCGCTCACAGCTTTTGTGGTCATCGCCCTTCATCATGGGCTGGCTGTCTTCCCGGACAAGAATTCAGAGCAGTTGAAGAGAGTG GAAGACTCCATCTCAAGGGCAAACACCTTCTTGGGGGCAAAAGTAGGTTCTGGGCTCCTGGGGTCCCACGCAGCCGCCATCACGGCCTACGCCCTGTCGCTGACTGAGGCTCCTGAGGACCTGCGGGATGTTGCCCACAACAACCTCATGGCCATGGCCCAGGAGACTGGCG ATAACCTGTACTGGGGCTCAGTCCCCAGTTCTCAGAGCAATGTCCTGTCACCCACCGTGGCTCCTCACAGCCCGGCAGACCCCGTGCCCCAGGCCCCGGCCCTGTGGATTGAAACCACAGCCTACGGCCTTCTACACCTGCTGCTTTGGGAGGGCAAGGGCGAGTTGGCCGACCAGGCTGCATCCtggctcacccgccagggcagcTTCCAAGGCGGATTCCGCAGCACCCAG GACACGGTGATGGCCCTGGATGCCCTGTCTGCATACTGGATCGCGGCCCACACCACCGAGGAGAAGGGGCTCAACGTGACCCTCAGCTCCGTGGGCCACAGTGGACTCACGTCCCATGTGCTGCAGCTGACCAACCACGAAGttcaggggctggaggaggagctgcAG TTTCCCTTGGGCAGCAAGATTAATGTGAAGGTGGGAGGAAACAGCAAAGGAACCTTGAAG GTCCTTCATACCTACAATGTCATGGACGTGAAGAACACGACCTGCCAGGATCTTCAGATTGAAGTGACGGTCGTGGGCCACGTCCAGTACACAA TGGAAGCCAACGAGGACTACGAGGACTATGAGTACGAGGACCTTCCGGCCAGGGATGACCCGGGGGCCCACTCCCAGCTCGTGACGCCCCTGCAGCTGTTTGATGGCCGGAGGAGCCGCCGCAGAAGGGAGGCCCCCAAGGTGGCTGAAGAGCAGGAATCCAGGGTGCAGTACACCGTGTGCATCTG GCGGAATGGCAAGGTGGGGCTGTCGGGCATGGCCATTGCAGACATCACCCTCCTGAGTGGATTCCACGCCCTGCGGGCGGACCTGGAGAAG TTGACCTCCCTCTCTGACCGTTACATGAGTCACTTTGAGACCGAGGGGCCCCACGTCCTGCTGTACTTCGACTCG GTCCCCACATCCCAGGAGTGCGTGGGCTTCGGAGCTGTGCAGGACGTGGCCGTGGGGCTGGTGCAGCCAGCCAGCGCCGTCCTGTATGACTACTACAACCCTG AGCACAAATGTTCTGTGTTTTACGGGGCACCAACTAAGAGCAAACTCTTGTCCACTTTGTGCTCTGGTGACGTCTGCCAGTGTGCTGAAG GCAAGTGCCCTCGACAGCGCCGGGCCCTGGAGAAGGGGCGGCAGGATATGGATGGTTACAGGATGAAGTTCGCCTGCTACTTTCCCCGAGTGGACTACG GCTTCCAGGTTAAGGTTCTCCGAGAAGACAGCAGAGCTGCCTTCCGCCTCTTTGAGACCAGTATCATCCAAGTCCTGCACTTCA CCAAGGATACCAAGGCCACTGCTGGTCAGACCAGAAACTTCCTGGTTCGAGCCTCTTGCCGCCTTCACTTGGAACCTGGGAAAAAATATCTGATCATGGGTCTGGACGGGACCACCCATGACCTCAAGGGAGA CCCCCAGTACCTGCTGGACTCGAACAGCTGGATCGAGGAGATGCCCTCGGAGCGCCTGTGTCAGAGCACCCGCCAGCGGGCAGCCTGTGCCCAGCTCCAAAGCTTCGTCCAGGAGTACGGCATGCAGGGCTGCCAGGTGTGA
- the LOC117313829 gene encoding complement C4-A-like isoform X4: MRLLWGLIWASGFFALSLQKPRLLLFSPSVVHLGVPLSVGVQLQDAPSGQVVSGSVFLRNPSTTRHELCSPKVDFSLSSDKDFILLSLPTSLKGAEDCRLHLLHRAPEVQLVAQSPWLTNRQTDRQGVNLLFSSRRGHLFLQTDQPVYNPGQRVRYRIFALDQKMRPSTDTLTVTVENSRGLRVRKKEVYVPSSIFQDDFVIPDISEPGTWKISARFSDSLDSNSSTQFEVKKYVLPNFEVKIIPEKPYILATPGFLSEIQVVIQARYIYGKPVQGVAYVRFGLLGEDGKKTFLRGLENQTKLVDGQCRISLPKAEFQGVLEKLNININDLPGLHLYVAAAIIESPGGELEEAELTSWRFVSSPFSLDLSKTKRHLVPGAPFLLQALVRDMSGSPASGIPVKVSAKLSSGSTSKNRDFQQNTDESGQVVVPIIVPQTTSEVQLSVSAGSPYSAISKLTVKAPLSRRSGFLSIERLDSRPPKVRDTLNLNLRAVGISGSFSHFYYMLELNVDGSKEYRPGDTVKLNLRTDSPALVALGAVDMALYAVGGKSHKPLDMVKVFEAMNSYDLGCGPGGGDSALQTFEAAGLAFSDGDQLTPVRKSLRCPKETKVRKKRNVNFQKEIHEKLGQYASPIAKRCCQDGLTRLPMARTCEQRVARVQQPACRGPFLSCCQFAEGLRKKARARGQVGLARAKELLQEEDLIDEDDIPVRSFFPENWLWKVEAVDHSSQLRQLLPDSLTTWEIHGVSLSKSTGLCVATPAQLRVFREFHMHLRLPVSVRRFEQLELRPVLYNYLDTDMTVSVHVSPVEGLCLAGGGGLAQQVLVPAGSARPIGFSVVPIAAAAVSLKVVARGSLDFPVGDAVSKVLQIEKEGAIQREEIVYELNPLDPRGRTLEIPGISDPNIIPDGDFRSSVRVTASDPLDTLGSEGALSPGGMAALLRLPQGCGEQTMVLLAPTLAASRYLDKTEQWSMLPPEMKDHAVDLIQKGYTRIQEFRKPDGSYGAWLKRDSSTWLTAFVLKILSLAQEQVGGSPEKLQETAEWLLLQQLADGSFHDPHPVIHRDMQGGLVGNDETVALTAFVVIALHHGLAVFPDKNSEQLKRVEDSISRANTFLGAKVGSGLLGSHAAAITAYALSLTEAPEDLRDVAHNNLMAMAQETGDNLYWGSVPSSQSNVLSPTVAPHSPADPVPQAPALWIETTAYGLLHLLLWEGKGELADQAASWLTRQGSFQGGFRSTQDTVMALDALSAYWIAAHTTEEKGLNVTLSSVGHSGLTSHVLQLTNHEVQGLEEELQFPLGSKINVKVGGNSKGTLKVLHTYNVMDVKNTTCQDLQIEVTVVGHVQYTMEANEDYEDYEYEDLPARDDPGAHSQLVTPLQLFDGRRSRRRREAPKVAEEQESRVQYTVCIWRNGKVGLSGMAIADITLLSGFHALRADLEKLTSLSDRYMSHFETEGPHVLLYFDSVPTSQECVGFGAVQDVAVGLVQPASAVLYDYYNPEHKCSVFYGAPTKSKLLSTLCSGDVCQCAEGKCPRQRRALEKGRQDMDGYRMKFACYFPRVDYGFQVKVLREDSRAAFRLFETSIIQVLHFTKDTKATAGQTRNFLVRASCRLHLEPGKKYLIMGLDGTTHDLKGDPQYLLDSNSWIEEMPSERLCQSTRQRAACAQLQSFVQEYGMQGCQV; the protein is encoded by the exons ATGAGGCTCCTCTGGGGGCTGATCTGGGCATCTGGCTTCTTCGCCTTGTCTCTGCAGAAGCCCAG GTTGctcctgttttctccttctgtgGTTCACCTAGGGGTCCCCCTGTCAGTCGGTGTGCAGCTCCAGGATGCTCCTTCAGGACAGGTAGTGAGTGGATCAGTGTTCCTGAGAAACCCATCCACAACACGTCATGAGCTCTGCTCCCCAAAGGTGGATTTCAGCCTCAGCTCAGACAAAGACTTCATCCTCCTCAGCCTCCCG ACCTCCCTGAAAGGCGCGGAGGACTGTCGCCTCCATCTCCTCCACAGAGCCCCCGAGGTCCAGCTGGTGGCCCAGTCACCGTGGCtaacaaacagacagacagacaggcagggtGTCAACCTGTTATTCTCCTCTCGCCGGGGACACCTCTTTCTGCAGACTGACCAGCCCGTTTATAACCCTGGCCAGCGGG TTCGATACCGAATCTTTGCTCTGGATCAGAAGATGCGCCCGTCCACTGATACCCTCACGGTCACGGTGGAG AACTCTCGTGGCTTGCGTGTGCGGAAGAAGGAGGTGTATGTTCCCTCCTCCATCTTCCAGGATGACTTTGTGATCCCAGACATCTCAGA GCCAGGGACTTGGAAGATCTCAGCCCGATTCTCAGATAGCCTGGATTCCAACAGCAGCACCCAGTTTGAGGTGAAGAAATATG TCCTTCCCAACTTTGAGGTGAAGATCATTCCGGAAAAGCCCTACATCCTGGCAACACCTGGCTTTCTTAGTGAAATCCAAGTAGTCATCCAGGCCAG GTACATCTACGGGAAGCCAGTGCAGGGGGTGGCATATGTGCGCTTTGGGCTCCTGGGTGAGGACGGTAAAAAGACTTTCCTTCGGGGGCTGGAGAATCAGACCAAG CTGGTAGATGGCCAGTGCCGAATTTCCCTCCCAAAGGCTGAGTTTCAGGGTGTGCTGGAGAAacttaatattaatattaacgACCTCCCAGGGCTGCACCTCTATGTTGCAGCAGCGATCATTGAGTCTCCAG GAGGGGAGTTGGAGGAGGCAGAGCTCACATCCTGGCGTTTCGTGTCATCTCCCTTCTCCTTGGATCTAAGCAAAACCAAGCGACACCTTGTGCCTGGGGCCCCCTTCCTGCTGCAG GCCCTGGTCCGTGACATGTCAGGCTCACCAGCCTCTGGCATTCCTGTCAAAGTTTCTGCTAAGTTGTCTTCTGGATCTACTTCTAAAAACCGGGACTTTCAACAGAACACAGACGAGAGCGGCCAAGTCGTTGTTCCCATTATTGTCCCTCAGACCACCTCAGAAGTGCAGCTCTCG GTGTCTGCAGGCTCCCCCTATTCTGCCATAAGCAAGCTCACCGTGAAAGCCCCCCTGTCCAGAAGATCCGGGTTTCTGTCCATTGAGAGGCTGGATTCTCGACCCCCTAAAGTCAGGGACACTCTTAACCTAAACCTGCGAGCCGTGGGCATCAGTGGGAGCTTCTCTCACTTCTACTACATG cTGGAGCTGAACGTGGATGGTAGCAAGGAGTATCGTCCTGGGGACACTGTAAAACTCAACCTGCGAACAGATTCTCCAGCCCTGGTGGCCCTGGGAGCCGTGGACATGGCTCTGTATGCTGTGGGCGGCAAGTCCCACAAACCCCTCGACATGGTCAAG GTCTTCGAAGCTATGAACAGCTATGACCTTGGCTGtggtcctgggggtggggacagtgcCCTTCAGACATTCGAGGCAGCTGGTCTGGCCTTTTCTGATGGAGACCAACTGACCCCAGTCAGAAAGA GTCTAAGATGTCCCAAGGAGACAAAGGTTcggaaaaagagaaatgttaacTTCCAAAAGGAGATTCATGAGAAGC tgggccagtacgCTTCCCCCATAGCCAAGCGCTGCTGCCAGGACGGGCTGACGCGACTGCCCATGGCGCGCACCTGTGAGCAGCGGGTGGCCCGTGTGCAGCAGCCGGCCTGCCGGGGGCCCTTCCTGTCCTGCTGCCAGTTTGCTGAGGGCCTGCGCAAGAAGGCCCGGGCGAGGGGCCAGGTGGGCCTTGCTCGAG CCAAGGAGCTCCTGCAGGAGGAGGACCTGATCGATGAGGATGACATCCCTGTGCGCAGCTTCTTCCCTGAGAACTGGCTTTGGAAAGTGGAAGCAGTGGACCACTCCTCCCA ATTGAGACAGCTGCTCCCGGACTCTCTGACCACGTGGGAAATCCATGGCGTGAGCCTGTCCAAAAGCACAG GCTTGTGTGTGGCCACCCCGGCCCAGCTCCGAGTGTTCCGTGAATTCCACATGCACCTCCGCCTGCCCGTCTCCGTCCGCCGCTTTGAGCAGCTCGAGCTGCGGCCTGTCCTCTACAACTACCTGGATACAGATATGACC GTGAGCGTCCACGTGTCCCCAGTGGAGGGGCTGTGCCTGGCTGGGGGCGGAGGGCTTGCCCAGCAGGTGCTGGTCCCTGCGGGCTCTGCCCGGCCCATTGGCTTCTCTGTGGTGCCCATAGCGGCCGCTGCTGTGTCCCTGAAAGTGGTGGCTCGAGGATCCTTGGATTTCCCTGTGGGGGACGCAGTATCTAAGGTCCTACAAATTGAG AAGGAAGGGGCCATTCAGAGGGAGGAGATTGTCTATGAACTCAACCCCCTGG ACCCCCGAGGCCGGACCTTGGAAATTCCTGGCATCTCTGATCCCAATATTATCCCTGATGGAGATTTCAGGAGCTCTGTTAGAGTCACAG CCTCAGATCCATTGGACACTTTGGGCTCTGAGGGGGCCTTGTCACCGGGAGGCATGGCCGCCCTCCTGAGGCTTCCCCAGGGCTGCGGGGAACAAACCATGGTCCTCTTGGCTCCAACACTGGCTGCTTCCCGCTACCTGGACAAGACAGAGCAGTGGAGCATGCTGCCCCCCGAGATGAAGGACCACGCTGTGGATCTGATCCAGAAAG GCTACACGCGGATCCAGGAGTTTCGAAAACCAGATGGTTCCTATGGGGCCTGGTTGAAGCGGGACAGCAGCACCTG GCTCACGGCCTTTGTGCTGAAGATCCTGAGTTTGGCCCAGGAACAGGTGGGCGGCTCACCTGAAAAGCTGCAGGAGACGGCCGAGTGGCTGCTATTGCAGCAGCTGGCTGATGGGTCATTCCACGACCCCCATCCAGTTATTCACAGGGACATGCAG GGGGGCTTAGTGGGAAATGATGAGACTGTGGCGCTCACAGCTTTTGTGGTCATCGCCCTTCATCATGGGCTGGCTGTCTTCCCGGACAAGAATTCAGAGCAGTTGAAGAGAGTG GAAGACTCCATCTCAAGGGCAAACACCTTCTTGGGGGCAAAAGTAGGTTCTGGGCTCCTGGGGTCCCACGCAGCCGCCATCACGGCCTACGCCCTGTCGCTGACTGAGGCTCCTGAGGACCTGCGGGATGTTGCCCACAACAACCTCATGGCCATGGCCCAGGAGACTGGCG ATAACCTGTACTGGGGCTCAGTCCCCAGTTCTCAGAGCAATGTCCTGTCACCCACCGTGGCTCCTCACAGCCCGGCAGACCCCGTGCCCCAGGCCCCGGCCCTGTGGATTGAAACCACAGCCTACGGCCTTCTACACCTGCTGCTTTGGGAGGGCAAGGGCGAGTTGGCCGACCAGGCTGCATCCtggctcacccgccagggcagcTTCCAAGGCGGATTCCGCAGCACCCAG GACACGGTGATGGCCCTGGATGCCCTGTCTGCATACTGGATCGCGGCCCACACCACCGAGGAGAAGGGGCTCAACGTGACCCTCAGCTCCGTGGGCCACAGTGGACTCACGTCCCATGTGCTGCAGCTGACCAACCACGAAGttcaggggctggaggaggagctgcAG TTTCCCTTGGGCAGCAAGATTAATGTGAAGGTGGGAGGAAACAGCAAAGGAACCTTGAAG GTCCTTCATACCTACAATGTCATGGACGTGAAGAACACGACCTGCCAGGATCTTCAGATTGAAGTGACGGTCGTGGGCCACGTCCAGTACACAA TGGAAGCCAACGAGGACTACGAGGACTATGAGTACGAGGACCTTCCGGCCAGGGATGACCCGGGGGCCCACTCCCAGCTCGTGACGCCCCTGCAGCTGTTTGATGGCCGGAGGAGCCGCCGCAGAAGGGAGGCCCCCAAGGTGGCTGAAGAGCAGGAATCCAGGGTGCAGTACACCGTGTGCATCTG GCGGAATGGCAAGGTGGGGCTGTCGGGCATGGCCATTGCAGACATCACCCTCCTGAGTGGATTCCACGCCCTGCGGGCGGACCTGGAGAAG TTGACCTCCCTCTCTGACCGTTACATGAGTCACTTTGAGACCGAGGGGCCCCACGTCCTGCTGTACTTCGACTCG GTCCCCACATCCCAGGAGTGCGTGGGCTTCGGAGCTGTGCAGGACGTGGCCGTGGGGCTGGTGCAGCCAGCCAGCGCCGTCCTGTATGACTACTACAACCCTG AGCACAAATGTTCTGTGTTTTACGGGGCACCAACTAAGAGCAAACTCTTGTCCACTTTGTGCTCTGGTGACGTCTGCCAGTGTGCTGAAG GCAAGTGCCCTCGACAGCGCCGGGCCCTGGAGAAGGGGCGGCAGGATATGGATGGTTACAGGATGAAGTTCGCCTGCTACTTTCCCCGAGTGGACTACG GCTTCCAGGTTAAGGTTCTCCGAGAAGACAGCAGAGCTGCCTTCCGCCTCTTTGAGACCAGTATCATCCAAGTCCTGCACTTCA CCAAGGATACCAAGGCCACTGCTGGTCAGACCAGAAACTTCCTGGTTCGAGCCTCTTGCCGCCTTCACTTGGAACCTGGGAAAAAATATCTGATCATGGGTCTGGACGGGACCACCCATGACCTCAAGGGAGA CCCCCAGTACCTGCTGGACTCGAACAGCTGGATCGAGGAGATGCCCTCGGAGCGCCTGTGTCAGAGCACCCGCCAGCGGGCAGCCTGTGCCCAGCTCCAAAGCTTCGTCCAGGAGTACGGCATGCAGGGCTGCCAGGTGTGA